ATCTTTTCCACAAGACCAAATAACATCCATGTGATTCTCTTTAACTACTCATTGTCCAGAGCAGATGTTTTGTGaatgaaagagagagaagaagcgGAGAGAGATCAAGTGTCATTTCAACATTTAATGACACTTAGCTGACGTGAGGTTGATATCATAAATAGTTTCACGTAAAGCTGTTTACTCATACATTAGAATTAAGAAATCAGTACAACATACTATAAGAATAAGCTACTTGTAAGTGTAAGGAGCATTGAAGATTCACTTTAATGGGACCATGAAATGGTTTGTCTATTAATCCACTGATATTGTAAGGGCACAATACAGGAGCAGGCCCCcaaacttggcctcagctgACAAGTATCTATGCCCttcaactttgggtgtgcacaagtagacaCCTCACCTTGTATAAAGCTGAATATGTAAACACAAATATTACAAAGCTGATTGCAGCAACTACAAGGACAATTTTATTAGACATTGACTTGGCTCAGGCAAAAGGTGTAGTAACTTTTGCAGAATTACAGTTTAAAAGCTATAAATGAGTAGAAAAAATACCATGCATGTTACTAGTCTGGCAGAAAAAGAAAACGATAGCAGCCAGCTAAAAGAGAAAAGTCCACTGCTCCGTGCCACTATATCTGGCCTTGAAGAGGTTGTCTGATAAGGAGAACTCTTTTATTGCAACATTAGGGCCTTGCATACATCATGTACAGCATTCCATTTTAATTCAGAAACTACAAGACAAAGAAACCTAACTAAACAACCCTCTGAAGACGACTTGACTTCCACTTAAAAATAATGACCTTGAATTCAAAATTCCCCATCTCCTCGATTTGTGTTTCCTTAATTTTGAGGGCAGCCTTTACAACAGAGTTGCGACATGATCTTATCTCAATCAGTTGCATTGTGAACTTGCTCCCAAAACTTTCAGGAATTTCCTTCAATTCCCAACACCCTTGCACCACTACTTGCTGGAGACTTGGATATGAGTCATCAGTGGCAGTCCATTTTGACATATCTAGATTCTTTAATTTCAAAACTTTAAGGTTAGGAAACTCCCCGTCCTTAACGTCCCATTGTCCCCCTGTGAAGGCATGATTCTCTAATTTCAGAACTTCAAGGTTGGATAATCTGCCAATGTTTAAAATTTTACTCCAAGGTAGCTCAAGATATACCAGAGTTAACTTCTTAAGGTTTGAtgggtatgtaaagtcttcaaAACCGCATGGATCTACCGCTGCCCCAGAGACACCAATCTTGAGCGAATTGAGTTGACTGAGAGAGTCAAAAGCAGGAAAGAATTTGCTAAAAGCGGTTCCTGAACCATATAATCGACAACTGAGTTTTTCAAGATTGGGTAATCTTTTCATAAATTTCTGGTGATTAACCCCATGATTAATAACCAGATCGGAACACGTTTTCAAGTTGTCAAGATCCTCAAAAAGTTGACATATATGTAGACAAGTTATATGCAGATGTCTCAAGCTTGTCATATCCCAAATGGAATTTGGAATGCAGGTTTTATGATAGATTCCGGTCACTATAAATGTCTCTAGCTCCTTTAGGTTGCATATTGGATACGGAATGTAATCAGAATACTGCAGCTCCAAATACTTCAAATGAATCAGATATTGTAATGCATATACAAGTGCCTTACTCAGCTTTACGGAACTCAAATCTAACACTCTCAGGTGTTTCCAGGATCTAGTCAAATCTAAATCGACCAAAGGAGAATATACACTGGGAATGAATCGTAAGGTGGTGATAGTTCGCCCAAAACTAACTTCAGAAGCTGGTGCAACGATATTCATATGTCTAGAACTAACTTTTGAAGATGGAAATATAGTCACACTGGTTAAAGAAGGAGAGTAAGTGTCAGAgccattaataaattattataataaacaacaagaagctagaaacataattaaattGATTTCACTTACAGCTGATCATTTATCCTCAGTAAAAAGTTGCCATATTTAGCTTTTACCAAGCTAAATTCATGTActaaatcatgaatatggacgGCTTTGAGCTCCCCTAAGGAATTTACTTTAGCCATCATCACTAGGTTGCTCCTTATTAAATCCATCAAGTAATCCATTGCAACCAACTCTAAGCTCTTCGATGTAGTACTAGCTTCCACAAAATTTTCCGCGATCCATAGTCGTATCAGTTTTTTAACAGGAACTTTCTGGTCCTCTAAAAATGAAGCAAAATAGAGAAAGCATTTTTGCAAATGAACGGGCAAGTGTTGGTAACTCGATTCAATTATATCCATGCAACCTTGCATTTTTGACTTCAAACTTTCACCTATTTCTTTCCAGTAAAGTTCTTCCTTATCATGTTTTGCAAGAAGACCGGCCACCAATACAATTGCAAGGGGTAATCCTCCACACTTTCTAGCTATTTTCTTA
This portion of the Lycium ferocissimum isolate CSIRO_LF1 chromosome 1, AGI_CSIRO_Lferr_CH_V1, whole genome shotgun sequence genome encodes:
- the LOC132057109 gene encoding putative late blight resistance protein homolog R1A-10, encoding MGFTKLKSQSGAHESFFNYSSLQLSCLLIENIKKKIIPPSIRKTIKFIKVKEAMVGFERETEMLIEQLVIGPRELDVISIFGMPGQGKTTLAKKLYDHEAISNRFDIRLWCRSSQSYDKRALLFELLCRTREIDDSTKIMSNDELAEKLYRSLKGKRYLIVVDDVWSPEAWDDIKRPFPDDDRGSRIILTTRLESMATYAMISLGPHHLRLFTEEESWMLMKEMVFKKDNYCPQELEEIGKKIARKCGGLPLAIVLVAGLLAKHDKEELYWKEIGESLKSKMQGCMDIIESSYQHLPVHLQKCFLYFASFLEDQKVPVKKLIRLWIAENFVEASTTSKSLELVAMDYLMDLIRSNLVMMAKVNSLGELKAVHIHDLVHEFSLVKAKYGNFLLRINDQLVTIFPSSKVSSRHMNIVAPASEVSFGRTITTLRFIPSVYSPLVDLDLTRSWKHLRVLDLSSVKLSKALVYALQYLIHLKYLELQYSDYIPYPICNLKELETFIVTGIYHKTCIPNSIWDMTSLRHLHITCLHICQLFEDLDNLKTCSDLVINHGVNHQKFMKRLPNLEKLSCRLYGSGTAFSKFFPAFDSLSQLNSLKIGVSGAAVDPCGFEDFTYPSNLKKLTLVYLELPWSKILNIGRLSNLEVLKLENHAFTGGQWDVKDGEFPNLKVLKLKNLDMSKWTATDDSYPSLQQVVVQGCWELKEIPESFGSKFTMQLIEIRSCRNSVVKAALKIKETQIEEMGNFEFKVIIFKWKSSRLQRVV